The following coding sequences lie in one Synechococcus sp. PCC 7336 genomic window:
- a CDS encoding CheR family methyltransferase, whose translation MSSSTEEERVFEALLDYLRRTRGFDFTGYKRSSLRRRVTKQMRSREIDNFGDYLDYLEVHPEEFDALFNTILINVTAFFRDKSAWDYLWHHTLPNVLKGKTSNEPIRIWSAGCASGEEAYTLAIILAESIGAHQFRQRVKIYATDVDEEALTQARHASYSSKEIEPLPNELREKYFEPLGDRHVFRQDLRRAVIFGRHDLVQDAPISRLDLLVCRNTLMYFNAETQRRILARLHFALKNTGALFLGKAEMLMTHPNLFTPLSLQHRIFAKVPSVNLHDRLLVLAQTGNDEAGGILTAQVRLRDAAFNSGPIAQIVVDFNGNMVLANALARSLFGINLKDIGRPLQDLEISYRPLELRSLIDRVYSEGMTIDIPDVTRNVSEEETQLLEVQFSPLRENGSDILGVSISFADVTRYQHLQNELERSNQELETTNEELQSSNEELETTNEELQSTNEELETTNEELQSTNEELETMNEELQSTNEELQTINDELRLRTAELNQANAFLQSIFASLKVGLIIIDSQMNILAWNHESENLWGLRSDEVKDRSLFGLDIGLPLEQLREPIHNSLAGEGPCETSLEAVNRKGQPIQCKVSFDPLVGADRQNRGAILLIETISSEA comes from the coding sequence ATGAGTTCGAGTACTGAGGAAGAACGAGTATTTGAAGCCCTGCTGGACTATCTGAGGCGGACGCGAGGCTTTGACTTTACGGGCTATAAGCGATCGTCACTCCGGCGTCGAGTGACGAAGCAAATGCGCAGTCGCGAGATCGACAATTTTGGCGATTATCTCGATTATCTCGAAGTCCACCCGGAAGAGTTTGATGCTTTGTTCAACACCATTTTGATTAATGTAACGGCCTTTTTTAGGGACAAGTCAGCCTGGGATTATCTCTGGCACCATACATTGCCCAACGTGCTTAAAGGCAAGACATCTAACGAACCCATTCGGATCTGGAGCGCGGGGTGCGCTTCGGGAGAAGAAGCCTATACTCTGGCCATCATCCTGGCGGAATCGATCGGGGCCCATCAGTTTCGCCAGCGGGTCAAAATCTATGCTACAGACGTGGACGAAGAAGCTCTCACCCAAGCCCGCCATGCCAGCTATAGCTCAAAAGAGATCGAGCCTCTGCCGAACGAACTACGAGAAAAATACTTCGAGCCCCTTGGGGATCGCCATGTCTTTCGCCAAGATCTGCGCCGTGCGGTCATCTTTGGCCGCCACGATTTAGTGCAAGATGCCCCAATTTCCCGACTCGACCTGTTAGTCTGCCGCAACACCCTAATGTATTTCAATGCCGAGACTCAAAGACGCATCTTGGCTAGGCTTCACTTTGCCCTCAAAAACACGGGTGCTTTATTTCTGGGCAAAGCAGAAATGTTGATGACCCACCCCAATTTATTTACTCCTCTGAGTTTGCAACATCGCATCTTTGCCAAAGTGCCCAGTGTTAACTTGCACGATCGGCTGTTAGTGCTGGCTCAAACCGGCAATGACGAGGCCGGTGGCATTCTTACCGCTCAAGTTCGCCTGCGAGATGCGGCATTTAACAGTGGGCCAATCGCACAGATCGTGGTGGATTTTAACGGCAATATGGTTCTAGCCAATGCCCTAGCCCGCTCCCTATTCGGCATCAATCTAAAAGATATTGGCCGCCCCCTTCAAGATCTAGAAATTTCCTACCGCCCATTAGAGTTGCGGTCTTTAATCGATCGGGTCTATAGCGAGGGGATGACGATCGATATTCCTGACGTGACGCGCAACGTGTCGGAGGAAGAAACTCAGTTACTGGAGGTGCAGTTCAGTCCTCTTCGAGAAAATGGTAGCGATATTCTCGGAGTCAGCATTTCGTTTGCCGATGTGACCCGCTATCAACATCTACAGAACGAGCTGGAGCGTTCCAATCAAGAGTTGGAAACCACGAATGAAGAGCTCCAATCCAGTAACGAGGAGCTAGAAACCACGAACGAAGAGCTCCAATCCACCAATGAAGAATTGGAAACCACTAATGAAGAGCTCCAGTCCACGAACGAAGAACTGGAGACGATGAACGAAGAGCTCCAGTCCACCAATGAAGAGCTGCAGACGATCAACGACGAGCTGCGCTTGCGCACAGCCGAACTCAACCAAGCCAACGCATTTTTGCAATCCATCTTCGCAAGTCTGAAAGTTGGCCTCATTATCATCGACAGCCAAATGAATATTCTGGCCTGGAACCACGAGTCGGAAAACCTCTGGGGGTTGAGGTCGGATGAGGTGAAAGATCGGTCCTTATTCGGATTGGATATTGGCTTGCCCCTCGAACAACTGCGAGAGCCGATTCACAATTCTCTGGCTGGAGAAGGACCCTGCGAAACGAGCCTCGAAGCCGTCAACCGTAAGGGTCAGCCCATTCAATGTAAAGTTAGCTTCGATCCGCTGGTGGGAGCGGATCGCCAAAATCGGGGCGCGATCCTGCTGATAGAGACCATCAGCTCAGAAGCTTGA
- a CDS encoding chemotaxis protein CheB, whose translation MDNSNSQNTYDRDSQLAETAFDIVAIATSAGGLNALSEVLSNLPADFPVPIVVVQHLDPRHRSLIADILSRRTSLTVKQAAQGDRLVPGMVYIAPPNRHLLADPDRSLSLTQSELVHFVRPSADLLFDSVAASHKDRAIAVVLTGTGSDGAMGVEAVKKMGGTVIVQEEQTAEFSGMPSSAIQTGAVDFVLPLPDIAAALVALVTAKDSE comes from the coding sequence GTGGATAATTCGAACTCCCAGAACACCTACGATCGGGACTCTCAATTGGCCGAGACGGCATTTGACATCGTGGCGATCGCCACCTCTGCCGGCGGACTTAACGCATTGAGTGAAGTCCTCTCCAATCTGCCAGCCGACTTTCCAGTCCCCATCGTTGTGGTACAACACCTCGATCCCAGGCATCGCTCTCTGATCGCGGATATACTTAGTCGCCGTACCTCCTTAACCGTCAAGCAGGCGGCACAAGGCGATCGCCTCGTGCCGGGAATGGTCTATATCGCGCCACCCAATCGCCATCTGTTAGCCGACCCAGACCGAAGCTTGAGCTTGACTCAGTCGGAATTGGTTCATTTTGTTCGCCCATCTGCCGACTTACTGTTTGATTCAGTCGCCGCCAGTCACAAAGACCGCGCCATCGCCGTAGTTCTTACGGGGACTGGCAGCGACGGCGCTATGGGAGTGGAAGCGGTGAAAAAAATGGGCGGTACCGTTATTGTTCAAGAGGAGCAAACAGCGGAATTCTCCGGCATGCCGAGCTCGGCCATCCAAACCGGTGCTGTAGATTTTGTCCTCCCTCTACCCGACATCGCGGCCGCATTGGTTGCATTAGTAACCGCTAAGGATTCTGAATGA